A genomic stretch from Arachis stenosperma cultivar V10309 chromosome 3, arast.V10309.gnm1.PFL2, whole genome shotgun sequence includes:
- the LOC130968458 gene encoding conserved oligomeric Golgi complex subunit 7 has translation MMLDLGPFSSENFDSKKWINAACQSRHQQEPVDKHFVDTEMKIQMVSEEIAASLEEQSAGALLRVPRATRDVIRLRDDAVSLRSAVSAILQKLKKAEGSSAESIAALAKVDVVKQRMEAAYETLQDAAGLTQLSSTVEDVFASGDLPRAAETLANMRHCLSAVGEVAEFANIRKQLEVLEDRLDTMVQPRLTDALSNRKVDAAQDLREILIRIGRFKSLESQYTKVHLKPIKKLWEDFDSKDRANKSANEKNEMERISSGGDFQSALPTISFSSWLPNFYDELLLYLEQEWKWCMIAFPEDYKILVPRLLSETMMSIGSSFVSHINVAIGDAVPETKALAKGLLDILSGDMQKGIKIQTKHLEALIELHNMTGTFARNIQHLFSDSDVRVLIDVLKAVYLPYESFKHRYGQMERAILSSEIGGVDLRGAVIRGVGAQGVELSETVRRMEESIPQVIILLEAAVERCINFTGGSEADELILALDDIMLQYIATLQDTLKSLRTVCGVDYGSDGTIKKETEKKDGNPNARRVDLISNEEEWSIVQGALQILTVADSLTSRSSVFEASLRATLARLSTSLSFSVFGSSLDQNQTIRSSNEDGEPYFGGRAALDMAALRLVDVPEKARKLLNLLNQSKDPRFHALPHASQRVAAFADTVNELVYDVLISKVRQRLSDVSRLPIWSSVEEQSAFHLPTFSAYPQSYVTSVGEYLLTLPQQLEPLAEGISSSENNDEAQFFATEWMFKVAEGATALYIEQLRGIQHISDRGAQQLSVDIEYLSNVLSALSMPIPAVLATFQSCLSASRDQLKDLLKSDSVDMPTANLVCKMRRVNLDS, from the exons TCGAGGAACAGAGCGCCGGCGCGCTCCTCCGAGTCCCCCGCGCCACCCGTGACGTCATCCGACTCCGTGATGATGCCGTTTCTCTCCGCTCCGCCGTCTCCGCCATCCTCCAGAAGCTCAAGAAG GCAGAGGGATCGTCCGCTGAATCTATAGCAGCCCTTGCTAAAGTTGACGTTGTCAAGCAGAGGATGGAAGCTGCTTATGAGACATTGCAG GATGCTGCTGGATTAACTCAATTAAGTTCAACTGTGGAGGATGTATTTGCTAGTGGTGATCTCCCTCGTGCTGCAGAAACTCTGGCTAATATGAGACATTGCTTGTCTGCTGTTGGGGAG GTTGCTGAATTTGCCAACATAAGAAAGCAACTTGAAGTCTTGGAAGATAGGCTAGACACGATGGTGCAGCCCCGCCTTACTGATGCATTATCGAATCGCAAG GTTGATGCTGCCCAAGATTTGCGGGAAATTCTAATCAGAATTGGGAGATTTAAGTCTTTAGAATCACAATACACAAAGGTTCACTTAAAACCAATAAAGAAGCTCTGGGAAGATTTTGACTCAAAAGACCGAGCCAATAAGTCTGCAAATGAGAAGAACGAAATGGAGAGGATATCAAGTGGTGGTGATTTTCAGTCAGCTTTGCCAACAATATCGTTCTCCAGTTGGTTGCCAAACTTTTATGATGAACTACTACTTTATCTTGAACAAGAATGGAAATG GTGTATGATTGCTTTTCCAGAAGATTATAAAATTCTAGTCCCAAGGCTACTAAGTGAGACTATGATGTCTATAGGTTCCAGTTTCGTATCTCATATCAATGTTGCCATTGGAGATGCTGTTCCTGAAACGAAAGCACTTGCTAAAG GCTTATTGGATATATTATCTGGAGATATGCAAAAGGGCATTAAGATTCAGACTAAGCATCTAGAGGCATTGATTGAATTACACAACATGACGGGTACATTTGCAAGGAATATTCAACACTTATTTTCGGATTCTGATGTCCGAGTTTTAATAGATGTCCTGAAAGCTGTGTACTTGCCATATGAATCATTTAAACAcag GTATGGACAAATGGAGCGTGCCATCCTTTCCTCAGAGATTGGAGGAGTAGATTTAAGAGGAGCTGTTATTCGAGGCGTGGGAGCCCAAGGAGTAGAACTCAGCGAAACAGTTCGCAGGATGGAGGAGTCTATTCCGCAAGTTATTATACTTCTTGAAGCAGCTGTGGAGAGATGCATCAACTTCACTGGAGGTTCTGAGGCAGATGAGCTAATTCTTGCTCTTGATGACATAATGTTACAGTACATTGCTACTCTGCAAGACACTCTCAAGTCACTAAGAACTGTATGTGGTGTCGATTATGGTAGTGATGGTACAATAAAGAAGGAAACGGAGAAGAAGGATGGAAACCCAAATGCTCGAAGAGTTGATTTGATCTCAAATGAAGAGGAGTGGTCCATAGTTCAAGGGGCATTGCAAATCCTGACAGTTGCAGATAGTTTGACAAGCAGGTCTTCTGTATTTGAAGCATCTTTGAGAGCTACACTTGCTAGATTGAGCACGAGTCTATCCTTTTCAGTATTTGGTTCAAGTTTAGACCAAAACCAGACAATAAGAAGTAGTAATGAAGATGGGGAGCCATATTTTGGTGGAAGGGCTGCCTTGGATATGGCAGCTCTGCGGCTTGTTGATGTGCCGGAAAAGGCTAGGAAACTCCTTAACCTTTTGAATCAG TCTAAAGATCCCCGATTTCATGcacttcctcatgcatctcaaAGAGTTGCAGCATTTGCTGATACAGTGAATGAACTTGTATACGACGTCCTCATATCTAAAGTACGGCAACGCCTCAGTGATGTGTCCCGATTGCCAATTTGGTCATCAGTAGAGGAGCAAAGTGCTTTTCATCTTCCTACCTTCAGTGCATATCCACAGTCCTATGTGACCAGTGTTGGTGAATACCTTCTTACTCTACCCCAACAATTGGAGCCACTTGCTGAGGGAATCTCTAGCAGTGAAAACAATGATGAAGCTCAGTTCTTTGCAACTGAATGGATGTTcaag gTCGCAGAAGGGGCAACAGCACTGTACATAGAGCAATTGCGTGGGATTCAGCACATTTCGGATCGTGGAGCGCAACAGCTGTCAGTTGATATTGAGTATCTTAGTAATGTGCTATCCGCTTTGTCGATGCCAATCCCCGCGGTTTTGGCCACATTCCAAAGTTGTCTCTCTGCGTCAAGGGACCAGTTAAAAGATCTTCTCAAGTCAGATTCAGTAGATATGCCAACAGCAAACCTTGTGTGCAAGATGCGGCGAGTGAATTTAGATTCATGA